A single Clavibacter nebraskensis NCPPB 2581 DNA region contains:
- the nudC gene encoding NAD(+) diphosphatase, which yields MLDSFLSRLPLSREGVDRDGLNRDSPALFDELWADPATRVLALHGHRALGSASDGRAALELLPVDRVTSATVRIYLGRTTIAHEGEPVGTPVVAAVLTDAATAELEPAEERWLELRTTATQLDDRDAALFTGALATANWHASHPFSPKTGEPTVVEQGGWVRRAPSDGSQVFPRTDAAVIMGVVDADDRLLLGANAMWGGDRYSLLAGFVEPGESFEAAVKREVLEESGVTVEDPRYLGSQPWPFPASVMVGFLARVSASSGPATPDGVEIVDLRWFSREELRASLGEIALPGPSSIARAIIEEWYGGPLEDGEREW from the coding sequence GTGCTCGACAGCTTCCTCTCCCGTCTGCCCCTGTCCCGCGAGGGCGTCGACCGCGACGGCCTGAACCGCGACTCGCCCGCCCTCTTCGACGAGCTGTGGGCGGATCCGGCCACGCGCGTCCTCGCGCTCCACGGCCACCGCGCGCTGGGGTCCGCCTCCGACGGCCGCGCCGCGCTCGAGCTGCTGCCGGTCGATCGCGTGACCAGCGCCACCGTGCGCATCTACCTCGGCCGCACGACCATCGCGCACGAGGGAGAGCCGGTCGGCACGCCCGTCGTCGCCGCGGTCCTCACCGACGCCGCCACGGCCGAGCTCGAGCCCGCGGAGGAGCGGTGGCTGGAGCTGCGCACCACCGCCACGCAGCTCGACGACCGCGACGCCGCGCTCTTCACGGGCGCGCTCGCCACCGCCAACTGGCACGCCTCCCACCCCTTCTCGCCGAAGACGGGCGAGCCGACGGTCGTCGAGCAGGGCGGATGGGTGCGGCGCGCGCCCTCCGACGGCTCGCAGGTCTTCCCGCGCACCGACGCGGCCGTGATCATGGGCGTCGTCGATGCGGACGACCGCCTGCTCCTCGGCGCCAACGCCATGTGGGGCGGCGACCGCTACTCGCTGCTCGCGGGCTTCGTCGAGCCGGGGGAGTCGTTCGAGGCGGCCGTGAAGCGCGAGGTGCTGGAGGAGTCCGGCGTCACCGTCGAGGATCCGCGCTACCTCGGCAGCCAGCCGTGGCCGTTCCCCGCGTCCGTCATGGTGGGCTTCCTCGCGCGCGTCTCCGCGTCGAGCGGACCCGCGACGCCGGACGGCGTCGAGATCGTCGACCTGCGCTGGTTCAGCCGGGAGGAGCTGCGGGCGTCGCTCGGCGAGATCGCGCTCCCCGGCCCGTCGTCCATCGCGCGCGCCATCATCGAGGAGTGGTACGGCGGACCCCTCGAGGACGGAGAGCGGGAGTGGTGA
- a CDS encoding phosphotransferase, whose amino-acid sequence MARSHLTLAALATSAVSGLDVVRSTPFTAGGAGDFDSALLSTRDGRELLVRVPTTQAAESEQSADLVALRALSTGIRSRLPFQVPEFLGQAPIKPTRGFVYVHVPGRVISLDEIPAGDGLARSIGAAVSAVHSLPTGFVADAGLPVLSAAEIHSQTAALIDRAAATALVPSLLLSRWEEALDDASLWQFQPAVVNGAVQASSFLVDGDDVTGMIGWSELRVADPAHDLHWVLGARAEHVAESVFRAYNQAHHVTVDRQLKQRALLYAELEIARWLLHGTDTRNQGIIDDAVNMLSALVDTVRADEGQRIAHETLPVMDVDQVEEMLDSRPQPTVSPDGARDASGVRAPDQSATRSSSE is encoded by the coding sequence ATGGCCAGATCCCACCTCACTCTAGCCGCGTTGGCGACCTCGGCCGTCTCGGGGCTCGACGTGGTTCGCAGCACCCCCTTCACGGCCGGCGGCGCGGGCGACTTCGACTCCGCGCTCCTCTCCACGCGGGACGGCCGCGAACTCCTCGTGCGCGTCCCGACCACGCAGGCCGCCGAGTCCGAGCAGTCCGCGGACCTCGTGGCGCTGCGGGCGCTGAGCACCGGGATCCGCTCCCGCCTGCCGTTCCAGGTGCCCGAGTTCCTGGGGCAGGCTCCCATCAAGCCGACCCGCGGGTTCGTCTACGTGCACGTGCCCGGGCGGGTCATCTCGCTCGACGAGATCCCCGCGGGCGACGGCCTCGCGCGCTCGATCGGCGCCGCCGTCTCCGCCGTGCACAGCCTGCCGACCGGCTTCGTGGCGGATGCGGGCCTGCCCGTGCTCTCGGCCGCGGAGATCCACAGCCAGACCGCCGCGCTCATCGACCGTGCCGCGGCCACCGCGCTCGTGCCGAGCCTGCTGCTCAGCCGCTGGGAGGAGGCGCTCGACGACGCGTCGCTCTGGCAGTTCCAGCCCGCGGTCGTCAACGGCGCCGTACAGGCCTCCTCGTTCCTCGTCGACGGCGACGACGTGACCGGGATGATCGGCTGGTCGGAGCTCCGCGTGGCCGATCCCGCGCACGACCTGCACTGGGTGCTGGGCGCGCGCGCCGAGCACGTCGCCGAGAGCGTCTTCCGCGCCTACAACCAGGCGCACCACGTGACGGTCGACCGCCAGCTCAAGCAGCGGGCGCTCCTCTACGCCGAGCTCGAGATCGCCCGCTGGCTGCTGCACGGCACCGACACGCGCAACCAGGGCATCATCGACGACGCCGTCAACATGCTCAGCGCGCTCGTCGACACGGTGCGCGCCGACGAGGGCCAGCGCATCGCGCACGAGACGCTGCCCGTGATGGACGTCGACCAGGTCGAGGAGATGCTCGACTCCCGGCCTCAGCCCACGGTCTCCCCCGACGGTGCGCGCGACGCGTCCGGCGTGCGCGCGCCCGACCAGAGCGCCACGAGGTCCTCCTCGGAGTAG